From Pseudomonadota bacterium, a single genomic window includes:
- a CDS encoding M1 family metallopeptidase: MIHRSAIALSLLLVLLFIASCTDDQSTQTTADAADAAPKAPMTESGFEQDSEANEAKPLDPRADYHSYARTHEFLIRHLDLNLAVEFGRRVLQGTATLSVERQGEDGTELVLDTRDLSVSGVRAGGMEGLTEVPFSVGKADPILGSALRIEMPEGATLVEIAYETSPRASGLQWLTPAQTAGKRHPFLFTQAQAIHARSFVPLQDTPAVRFTYNATISVPAALLAVMSANNSPERSAEGVYRFAMPQPIPSYLLALAVGDLEFQAMGQRTGVYAEAEILQAAAAEFADTEAMLEATEERYGPYQWDRYDLLILPPSFPFGGMENPRLSFITPTVIAGDKSLVALIAHELAHSWSGNLVTNASWRDLWLNEGFTTYLTNRIMQFVYGDERYRMEMALGYSELVAEMAGMETLDQLLALDVRGRDPDEAFSGIPYEKGALMLYEIEQQIGREAFDRFLLDYFNTFQFQSLNTDAFLAHLDKTLLVDHADQLDRERIREWIFEPGLPAGSPAPESDAFNPIDAQRTAWLEGKQSASLISSDGWTYHQWKHFLDGMPETLTESQLTELDETFLLTESSNNEIAFSWLMIAVRNEYAPADARLENFLTTIGRNKFLRPLYQALVDAGKRDEAERIFEAAKAGYHPLTVKRNSQIINATN, encoded by the coding sequence GTGATCCACCGAAGTGCCATCGCTCTCAGCCTGCTGCTGGTACTGCTGTTCATCGCCAGCTGTACCGACGATCAATCAACACAGACGACAGCTGACGCAGCCGACGCGGCGCCAAAGGCGCCAATGACGGAGTCGGGCTTTGAGCAGGACAGTGAGGCCAATGAGGCCAAGCCGCTGGACCCACGCGCCGATTACCACTCCTATGCCAGGACCCACGAATTCCTAATCCGGCATCTCGACCTCAACCTCGCGGTCGAATTTGGACGGCGGGTCCTGCAAGGCACCGCCACGCTTTCCGTGGAGCGACAGGGAGAGGACGGCACCGAGCTGGTACTCGATACCCGAGACCTGAGCGTGAGCGGGGTCCGAGCTGGGGGTATGGAAGGGCTCACTGAAGTGCCTTTTTCGGTCGGCAAAGCCGACCCGATACTCGGCTCAGCGCTTCGAATTGAGATGCCCGAGGGCGCAACGCTGGTGGAAATCGCCTACGAAACGTCGCCCCGCGCGTCCGGGCTGCAGTGGTTGACGCCGGCGCAAACCGCGGGCAAACGGCATCCTTTTTTGTTCACGCAGGCTCAAGCGATTCACGCGCGAAGCTTTGTCCCCCTGCAGGACACGCCCGCCGTACGCTTTACGTACAACGCCACCATCAGCGTGCCGGCAGCGCTGCTGGCCGTGATGAGCGCCAACAACAGTCCGGAGCGTTCGGCTGAGGGCGTCTACCGTTTTGCCATGCCGCAGCCCATTCCGTCCTACCTGCTGGCGCTGGCGGTGGGCGATCTGGAATTCCAGGCCATGGGCCAGCGGACAGGCGTCTATGCCGAGGCGGAAATCCTGCAGGCGGCCGCGGCTGAGTTCGCCGATACCGAAGCGATGCTGGAGGCCACCGAGGAGCGCTATGGTCCCTACCAGTGGGATCGATACGATCTGCTGATCCTGCCGCCCAGCTTTCCCTTTGGCGGCATGGAAAACCCGCGCTTGAGCTTCATCACCCCAACGGTCATCGCTGGCGACAAGAGTTTGGTTGCCCTGATCGCCCACGAGCTGGCGCACTCCTGGTCCGGCAACCTCGTCACCAACGCGAGCTGGCGCGACCTTTGGCTCAACGAGGGATTTACCACGTATCTGACCAACCGGATCATGCAGTTTGTCTACGGCGACGAGCGGTACCGCATGGAAATGGCGCTGGGTTACAGCGAGCTGGTCGCCGAAATGGCCGGTATGGAAACGCTCGATCAGCTGCTCGCTCTCGACGTTCGGGGCCGCGACCCGGATGAAGCCTTCTCGGGTATTCCCTATGAGAAGGGGGCGCTGATGCTCTATGAAATCGAACAGCAGATTGGACGCGAAGCCTTCGACCGTTTTCTGCTCGACTACTTCAACACCTTCCAATTTCAGAGCCTGAACACCGACGCTTTTCTCGCCCATCTGGACAAAACGCTGCTGGTGGATCACGCCGACCAGCTGGATCGCGAGCGCATCCGGGAGTGGATTTTCGAGCCGGGGTTGCCGGCGGGTTCGCCGGCTCCGGAATCGGATGCCTTCAACCCAATCGACGCCCAGCGCACCGCCTGGCTTGAGGGCAAGCAAAGCGCATCCCTGATCTCCAGCGACGGCTGGACCTATCATCAGTGGAAACACTTTCTGGATGGTATGCCCGAAACGTTGACGGAGTCCCAGCTCACCGAGCTGGACGAAACCTTTCTGCTGACCGAATCGAGCAACAACGAGATTGCTTTCAGCTGGCTGATGATCGCGGTTCGTAACGAGTATGCGCCCGCAGACGCGCGGCTGGAAAACTTCCTCACGACCATCGGGCGCAACAAGTTTTTGCGCCCGCTGTATCAGGCGCTGGTCGACGCTGGCAAGCGCGATGAGGCTGAACGGATCTTTGAAGCGGCCAAGGCCGGTTATCACCCGCTCACGGTGAAACGAAACAGTCAGATTATTAACGCGACGAACTGA
- a CDS encoding ATP-binding protein, protein MNTTTSDKDQLDLADRRALDAVHWSRRFALFHLAVLLPGVALGIYVAVTGTPLYGGLAAGYFLALCGAVLVFRELAKRDKTGLPDVDLWRQQVLGYAICAGVGWGACGALLVEPGSTQSLYLVSVLTLAAVAGGVVLLSFSFLAQLAFLLPALLPLLIRVSVDDLLTSLGAVATLAAFGVVAVVTSRENGLFDERTAFRLKTEDQEQKVQTAMDQMGEAEGARHRMARERDAIREEMGELNRQAQQAALTKDEFLATMSHEIRTPLNGIIPLLDLMRGSKLDEEQRAHMSTILASSRHLLSIIDSMLDYSKMQAGKLELETVGFNLSDLLDSVTKLLSGSARRKHVALESQLESNVRVAVRGDPVRLRQVLTNLVSNAVKFTEEGSVRITVSAVAETVAEYRLRFRIVDTGIGMDEATLDKLFTPFTQADASVTRNFGGSGLGLVICKQMVELMGGEIGVKSAVGKGSNFWFEIPLKKAVGDIAPEARQLAGMRMLMVSSDDTFKVRTSRFAQNSGCNVDLATSAKEAVEKVKKGHKDGGYWDFDLLAIDATSVGPQGLVLAKKLGTHPKIAKPCLIMNAGGKVPPALEEVPKIAAVTSHCSTEELAEAISGLVKAAPDKPATAASRALETAEFTEEEPIRAKVLVVEDNHINLNVASSLMESLGLKFDVALNGQEALAMMEKGGFDAVLMDCMMPVMDGYTAASKWREIEERNGLKRMPIIAMTANAMSGDMEKCLGAGMDAYLSKPLDRHLIADTLRRLLAGEDSMGEALATKAPATKAAPKPAIQTSPKSKAAPVARPADEPDTDLDEGILTKLEEVMGNRVEEVVQSYIADSPDNIERIREALSGSTMEAVGACAHELKSTSASLGVISVKKLCQSIELAARDSDVDQINKILEQLPEALDRAIQALREFKPVAA, encoded by the coding sequence TTGAATACAACAACCTCTGATAAAGATCAGCTGGATCTGGCTGATCGACGCGCCCTTGACGCCGTACATTGGAGCCGACGCTTTGCTCTCTTTCACCTGGCCGTGCTGCTCCCCGGCGTTGCGCTGGGTATCTACGTTGCGGTCACCGGAACGCCACTTTACGGCGGACTGGCGGCGGGCTACTTTTTGGCGCTCTGCGGCGCCGTGCTGGTGTTTCGGGAGCTCGCGAAACGTGACAAGACAGGCCTGCCCGACGTCGACCTCTGGCGCCAGCAGGTGCTCGGGTATGCAATTTGCGCAGGCGTCGGTTGGGGCGCGTGCGGCGCGCTGCTGGTCGAGCCGGGCAGCACGCAGTCGCTGTATCTCGTTTCGGTATTAACTCTCGCGGCCGTGGCCGGCGGCGTGGTGCTGTTGTCGTTCTCTTTCCTCGCCCAGCTGGCTTTTCTGCTTCCGGCCCTGCTGCCGCTGCTGATCCGGGTTTCTGTCGATGATCTGCTAACCAGCCTTGGCGCGGTCGCCACGCTGGCGGCCTTCGGCGTGGTCGCGGTTGTCACGAGCCGGGAGAACGGCCTGTTCGATGAGCGCACCGCATTCAGGCTGAAGACCGAGGACCAGGAGCAGAAGGTACAGACCGCTATGGACCAGATGGGTGAGGCTGAGGGTGCCCGTCATCGCATGGCCCGCGAGCGCGACGCAATTCGGGAGGAAATGGGTGAGCTCAATCGCCAGGCCCAGCAGGCGGCGCTCACCAAAGACGAATTTCTGGCCACTATGAGTCACGAGATTCGCACGCCGCTGAACGGCATTATTCCCCTGCTCGACCTCATGCGAGGCTCCAAGCTGGACGAGGAGCAGCGTGCGCACATGAGCACCATTCTCGCGTCCTCGCGCCACCTGCTGTCGATCATCGACAGCATGCTCGATTACTCCAAGATGCAGGCCGGCAAGCTTGAGCTCGAAACCGTCGGTTTTAATCTGAGCGATCTACTCGATTCCGTCACCAAATTGCTGTCCGGGTCAGCCCGGCGCAAACATGTGGCGCTGGAAAGTCAGCTTGAATCCAACGTTCGGGTGGCCGTACGAGGAGACCCGGTGAGGCTTCGCCAGGTTTTGACTAACCTGGTCAGCAACGCCGTCAAATTCACTGAAGAGGGCAGTGTCCGGATCACCGTGTCAGCGGTGGCCGAAACCGTTGCGGAGTATCGGCTGCGGTTCCGTATCGTCGATACCGGTATCGGCATGGACGAGGCGACGCTGGACAAGCTGTTCACGCCTTTCACTCAGGCGGACGCCTCGGTGACCAGAAACTTTGGCGGCAGTGGCCTGGGGCTGGTGATCTGCAAACAGATGGTGGAGCTCATGGGCGGCGAGATCGGCGTTAAGTCCGCCGTCGGTAAAGGCTCAAATTTCTGGTTTGAAATACCCCTGAAAAAGGCGGTCGGCGACATCGCGCCGGAAGCCCGGCAGCTCGCCGGCATGCGGATGCTGATGGTCTCGAGCGACGACACCTTCAAGGTACGCACCTCCCGCTTTGCCCAGAACAGCGGCTGCAACGTTGATCTTGCGACCAGCGCGAAAGAGGCCGTGGAGAAGGTCAAGAAAGGCCACAAGGATGGTGGCTACTGGGATTTCGATCTGTTGGCGATCGACGCCACATCAGTTGGCCCCCAGGGCTTGGTGCTGGCCAAAAAGCTTGGCACGCATCCCAAGATCGCCAAACCCTGTCTAATCATGAACGCCGGGGGAAAGGTGCCGCCGGCCCTGGAGGAGGTGCCGAAGATTGCGGCGGTCACCTCACACTGCTCCACCGAGGAGCTGGCCGAAGCGATTAGCGGCCTCGTCAAAGCCGCACCGGACAAGCCGGCGACGGCGGCTTCCAGAGCCCTGGAAACGGCTGAGTTCACCGAAGAAGAGCCCATTCGCGCCAAGGTGCTGGTGGTGGAGGACAACCACATCAACCTCAACGTTGCCAGCAGCCTGATGGAGTCGCTGGGGCTGAAGTTCGACGTTGCGCTGAACGGCCAGGAGGCGCTGGCCATGATGGAGAAAGGCGGCTTCGACGCGGTGTTGATGGACTGCATGATGCCCGTGATGGATGGCTATACGGCCGCCAGTAAGTGGCGTGAGATTGAGGAACGCAACGGGCTGAAGCGGATGCCGATTATCGCCATGACCGCCAACGCGATGTCCGGGGACATGGAAAAATGCCTTGGCGCTGGCATGGACGCCTATCTGTCCAAACCGCTGGATCGTCACCTGATCGCCGACACGCTGCGGCGACTACTGGCCGGTGAGGACAGCATGGGCGAGGCTCTAGCCACAAAAGCCCCAGCGACAAAAGCTGCCCCCAAGCCGGCGATACAGACATCTCCCAAGTCAAAGGCGGCGCCAGTCGCTCGGCCTGCGGACGAGCCCGACACCGACCTGGATGAAGGCATTCTGACCAAACTGGAAGAGGTGATGGGAAATCGGGTTGAGGAAGTCGTCCAGTCTTACATCGCCGACTCGCCGGATAACATCGAAAGGATTCGTGAGGCTTTGAGCGGAAGCACCATGGAAGCGGTGGGCGCGTGCGCCCACGAGCTTAAGTCGACCAGCGCGAGCCTGGGTGTGATCTCGGTCAAGAAGCTCTGCCAGTCTATCGAGCTGGCCGCGCGGGACAGCGACGTTGATCAGATCAATAAAATCCTCGAGCAGCTGCCCGAGGCGTTGGACCGAGCCATCCAGGCGCTGCGGGAGTTCAAGCCGGTTGCAGCCTAG
- a CDS encoding EAL domain-containing protein, whose amino-acid sequence MAHQHNILPFPKPTTFEAGHMSADLLRADAANPVNALRSPSTALRSVPRSSYSMSMEDVKRAIDDNRVVVQYQPQFDVETGRPVAAEALIRLLDEQGELVMPERFLPEAVQDRLIVWLGRAVLRQAFADMADMRQRRIRIDRVAVKVTANQMELDVWLPDFIQTELAGNGLRHIDLELELTDGRHLLKTGGALERLTVLSDRGCRIALDEVSVGHTSTDVLRQLRLSAIRLDPSLLQEIEANPLKQETLQSVMQLAGSLGLEVVAEGVESARQQILLRQLGCDLAQGFGYARPMTAASLMGFMVANTSLVP is encoded by the coding sequence ATGGCTCACCAACACAACATCCTACCGTTTCCCAAGCCGACCACTTTTGAGGCCGGTCATATGAGTGCCGACCTGTTGCGGGCTGATGCTGCCAACCCGGTAAACGCATTACGATCACCCAGCACCGCACTGCGTTCCGTGCCCAGATCGTCGTATTCGATGAGCATGGAGGACGTGAAGCGAGCGATCGACGACAACCGCGTGGTCGTGCAATACCAGCCGCAATTCGACGTAGAGACCGGCCGCCCGGTTGCCGCGGAAGCGCTGATTCGTCTGCTGGACGAGCAGGGCGAACTGGTGATGCCCGAGCGGTTCCTTCCGGAGGCGGTACAGGACCGGCTGATTGTGTGGCTGGGTCGAGCTGTCCTGCGCCAGGCTTTTGCTGATATGGCCGACATGCGACAGCGCCGGATCCGGATCGACCGTGTCGCCGTCAAGGTTACGGCGAATCAGATGGAGCTGGATGTCTGGCTGCCTGACTTTATCCAGACCGAACTGGCCGGCAATGGTCTGAGACACATTGACCTGGAGCTTGAACTGACCGACGGCAGGCATCTGTTGAAGACCGGTGGCGCCTTGGAACGGCTGACAGTGCTGTCTGATCGTGGCTGCCGAATTGCGCTGGATGAAGTGAGTGTCGGACACACCTCGACCGACGTCCTTCGGCAACTCCGCCTCAGCGCGATTAGGCTCGATCCTTCGCTGCTGCAGGAGATCGAAGCCAACCCGCTCAAGCAAGAGACGCTGCAGAGCGTGATGCAGCTCGCGGGCAGTCTAGGCCTGGAAGTGGTCGCTGAAGGTGTCGAATCGGCGCGGCAGCAGATTTTGCTGAGGCAGCTTGGCTGTGATCTCGCACAGGGGTTTGGCTACGCACGTCCCATGACCGCCGCGTCATTGATGGGTTTTATGGTGGCCAACACGAGCCTTGTGCCATGA
- a CDS encoding two-component regulator propeller domain-containing protein: protein MNAPSRAGLRAGLALVALLVSSYSAALTLESAARNIRFANLSTEDGLSSEFVNDVVQDGRGYIWFATQSGLNRYDGHEVKVYEHRPDDPRSLSDNFLRALMVDSDGELWVGSGRGLNRYDSATDSFDRTPFGGQLAFARIRDVMEDSNGRIWVGTVAIGLVGIERDGSDIRYYRNDPERFDSLPDDRVIAMAEDRRGYLWVGTDGGGLARLNRDTGSFTRFVHDPEDSTSLGHNEIRSLFEDSEGRLWVGTSERGISRFNPDTQQFDRFQHDDNDPNSIGAGQVPAIFQDSAGTLWVGTESGLAEWRPSMAAFLTYKRDPANRYSITNDRINAIMQDASGVLWVATHGGVSVWNYVSDTFAQYGTEGGFLNADIVTNIAEEVDGTVWVATYGGGLSRINLDTGDARHYRHRPDDPNSLGDDRVMAVHVDRSGTVWAGTRTGGLCELTSDDFFTCYRSDPENPRSLSGNAVTSLFSDRAGSLWIGIWEGGLNRMSIETGEPVFERFQHASDDPQSISSNRVLTMAQDSEGLLWVGTESHGLNRLDLASGQVQRFDIEEYATNEGVDPVSGTPWAIHFSPDGDMWIGTMAQGLLRWTLRDRAAGLPKFQRFGLADGLASGIYGIAEGGDGRLWLSSSRGLFGFDPRRQSVRKFDRSNGLRNNEFNQGARLASQSGRLIFGGTAGLVAFSPRNLPFNPHPPAIDLVARSRTERLARSGAAELPQVELSYRDPFVAFDFVALDYVSPDKNAYRYRLQGYDNEWNESTEMRTAIYSNVSPGNYTFQVQASNSNGIWNQEGASVMLTVSPPPWLTPLAYALYVTVVVLTLALFIRNQKRQKQQEVSRRLHLEQIVSERTSELAARNEELISLNRQIEDASFTDQLTGLRNRRFVHRFIETDLSRLRRQNHPHDEAAAESTSTQGRLLFVIMVDLDGFKPINDRFGHEAGDQVLKAVSDRLSACCRASDAPVRWGGDEFLLFGYSDTFAGIETLAEKVRATICNTPYLLPSGDTATLSGSVGATAMPFVESDPELVGWEQVVAASDVAAYLAKNNGRDAWVSIRGSSLLTQKDLVDMKENLPRLVDSGKVILDSSTGAELSLEDRTVARMTSVA, encoded by the coding sequence ATGAACGCTCCCTCCCGCGCCGGCCTTCGTGCCGGTCTTGCTTTGGTTGCGCTGCTGGTCAGCAGCTACAGCGCGGCGCTGACGCTCGAGTCGGCGGCTCGCAACATCCGGTTTGCCAATCTGTCTACCGAAGACGGGCTGTCGAGCGAGTTCGTAAACGACGTTGTGCAGGATGGACGGGGCTACATCTGGTTTGCGACCCAGTCGGGTCTTAATCGCTACGACGGCCACGAGGTGAAGGTTTACGAACACCGGCCCGATGACCCTCGATCTCTAAGCGACAATTTTCTCCGGGCGCTGATGGTGGACAGTGACGGTGAGCTCTGGGTCGGCTCGGGGCGCGGCCTTAATCGCTACGATTCGGCCACCGACTCCTTTGATCGAACGCCTTTTGGTGGACAGCTCGCCTTTGCTCGGATCCGGGATGTGATGGAGGACAGCAACGGACGGATCTGGGTCGGCACGGTCGCTATCGGGCTGGTCGGCATCGAGCGTGATGGGAGCGACATTCGCTATTACCGCAACGACCCCGAGCGTTTCGATTCGCTGCCCGACGACAGGGTGATAGCCATGGCGGAAGATCGTCGTGGATACCTTTGGGTGGGGACCGACGGCGGAGGACTGGCTCGCCTGAATCGCGACACCGGGTCGTTCACGCGGTTTGTCCACGACCCAGAGGATTCGACGAGCCTTGGTCACAATGAGATTCGTTCTCTGTTTGAAGACTCAGAAGGCCGGCTGTGGGTCGGCACCAGCGAGCGCGGCATCAGTCGCTTCAACCCCGATACTCAGCAGTTCGATCGCTTCCAGCACGACGATAACGACCCTAACAGCATCGGTGCAGGCCAGGTCCCGGCGATTTTCCAGGACAGCGCCGGCACGCTTTGGGTGGGTACGGAGTCTGGCCTGGCGGAATGGCGACCGTCGATGGCCGCTTTTCTGACCTATAAACGCGACCCGGCGAACCGGTATAGCATCACCAACGATCGCATCAACGCAATCATGCAGGACGCGTCCGGTGTTCTGTGGGTTGCAACTCACGGAGGCGTGAGCGTGTGGAACTACGTCAGCGACACGTTTGCGCAGTACGGGACCGAAGGCGGGTTCCTCAATGCCGACATCGTGACCAACATCGCCGAGGAGGTCGACGGCACGGTGTGGGTCGCAACCTATGGCGGCGGTCTTTCCCGGATTAATCTCGACACCGGTGACGCTCGCCACTATCGACACCGGCCCGATGATCCCAACAGCCTCGGCGATGATCGGGTGATGGCCGTCCACGTCGATCGAAGCGGCACCGTGTGGGCTGGAACCCGCACCGGCGGCCTTTGCGAGCTCACGAGTGATGACTTTTTCACCTGCTACCGCTCGGACCCGGAGAACCCGCGGTCACTCAGCGGCAATGCGGTGACCAGCCTGTTTAGCGATCGCGCCGGCAGTCTCTGGATCGGTATCTGGGAAGGCGGTCTGAATCGCATGAGCATCGAAACCGGCGAACCCGTCTTTGAGCGATTCCAGCATGCCAGCGACGACCCGCAATCGATCAGCAGCAACCGGGTGCTGACCATGGCTCAGGATTCCGAGGGCTTGCTCTGGGTGGGCACGGAAAGCCACGGCCTGAACCGTCTCGATCTGGCCAGCGGCCAGGTCCAACGTTTCGATATCGAGGAATACGCAACCAACGAGGGTGTCGACCCCGTCAGCGGAACCCCCTGGGCTATCCATTTCTCCCCGGACGGGGATATGTGGATTGGCACCATGGCGCAGGGCCTGCTTCGCTGGACACTCCGAGATCGGGCGGCGGGTTTGCCGAAGTTCCAGCGCTTTGGCCTGGCGGACGGTTTGGCGTCGGGAATTTACGGCATCGCCGAAGGCGGAGATGGCCGGCTCTGGTTGAGCAGCAGCCGTGGCCTCTTTGGCTTTGACCCCAGACGCCAGAGCGTGCGGAAGTTCGATCGTAGTAACGGTCTGCGCAACAACGAGTTCAACCAGGGCGCGCGCCTGGCCAGTCAATCAGGCCGGCTGATCTTCGGCGGCACCGCAGGCCTCGTGGCCTTCTCACCGCGCAACCTGCCGTTTAACCCCCATCCACCGGCGATTGATCTGGTCGCACGCTCGCGGACCGAGCGGCTGGCAAGGTCGGGCGCCGCCGAGCTGCCGCAGGTCGAGCTATCCTATCGGGACCCGTTCGTCGCCTTCGATTTTGTGGCGCTCGACTATGTATCTCCCGACAAGAACGCCTACCGCTACCGGCTCCAAGGCTATGACAACGAGTGGAACGAATCGACGGAGATGCGAACCGCGATCTACTCTAACGTCTCGCCGGGCAACTATACGTTCCAGGTGCAGGCCTCCAACAGCAACGGCATCTGGAATCAGGAGGGGGCGTCGGTCATGCTGACCGTCAGTCCGCCGCCCTGGCTGACCCCGCTGGCGTATGCCCTCTACGTCACCGTCGTAGTCCTCACTCTGGCGCTATTCATCCGTAACCAGAAGCGTCAGAAACAGCAGGAGGTCTCGCGACGACTACACCTGGAACAGATCGTTAGCGAGCGCACCAGCGAGCTGGCCGCACGCAACGAGGAGCTCATATCCCTCAACCGGCAGATCGAAGACGCGAGCTTTACCGATCAGCTAACCGGGCTGCGCAACCGGCGCTTTGTCCATCGGTTCATCGAAACGGATCTGTCTCGGCTCAGGCGCCAGAACCATCCGCATGACGAGGCGGCAGCGGAGTCCACGTCAACGCAGGGGCGGCTGCTCTTTGTCATCATGGTAGACCTCGACGGCTTCAAGCCCATCAACGATCGCTTCGGGCACGAAGCCGGAGACCAGGTGCTCAAGGCCGTATCCGACCGCCTGAGCGCGTGCTGCCGGGCGTCCGACGCGCCGGTCCGCTGGGGTGGCGATGAGTTCCTCCTGTTCGGCTATTCCGATACCTTCGCGGGCATTGAGACGCTGGCAGAAAAGGTGCGAGCGACGATTTGTAATACCCCCTATCTGCTGCCCAGCGGCGATACGGCGACACTGTCGGGCTCCGTCGGCGCTACGGCCATGCCTTTCGTCGAAAGCGATCCAGAGCTCGTGGGTTGGGAACAGGTTGTCGCCGCTTCGGATGTCGCTGCTTACCTGGCGAAAAACAACGGACGAGACGCCTGGGTCAGCATCCGCGGCTCTTCGCTGCTCACCCAAAAAGACCTTGTGGACATGAAGGAAAACCTGCCGCGTTTGGTCGACAGCGGCAAGGTTATTCTCGACAGCTCTACCGGGGCGGAGCTCAGCCTCGAGGACCGAACGGTCGCCCGCATGACTTCCGTCGCCTGA